A region of Chlamydia crocodili DNA encodes the following proteins:
- a CDS encoding coiled-coil domain-containing protein — MTTNSVNTTTTTTLTPTTQKQPFCSIQASKYQRIAAAITLLAGLVLIGALVGALVFFALPTSTTLAAIVGVALFASVILLSMAMYQLVSRCRQVPGDARLVEENTRLQNEITEIKAKLTRNGVQLFEEQERNTVLSGQLIAVTGDLETAQQEKAALEAKVRLLQEQNESTLKLLQEGHPEVIAEFERIQKDLLEKTAQVASATDRTIRLEQKVQNLQVELEASQAEVVILTERNRELETQLRELQEGSTQEIAGLQSRIEELQAQITSKNQEIENLQARIEELQVARGTGSEEEQRLQARITELQSQLTGAQNQVQELELTVTANTELATQESARLAEQIATLQNQVTEKEQEITNLNTRITELEARGDTGEEVTTLRNRIQELEAQITEKNQQIENLQAQITERNQEIANLQAQNRDLQVQLEARAQELTAVQGQVADLQAQINEKDQELTNLQAQNRDLQVQLEARAQELAAAQGQVQNLQTQVTDLQTQLNEINEVNLELDEEDPFEDAGEQPVNAPENNVVNEDVHVNDGVNENQNEPVNDPNDDNADDPELD, encoded by the coding sequence ATGACAACTAACTCAGTGAACACTACTACTACTACGACACTTACACCTACAACACAAAAACAACCATTCTGTAGCATACAAGCAAGTAAATATCAACGAATTGCTGCTGCTATCACATTATTAGCAGGCTTAGTTCTTATCGGAGCTTTGGTAGGGGCTTTGGTTTTCTTTGCTTTACCTACATCCACAACTCTTGCTGCTATTGTTGGAGTTGCGCTATTTGCTAGCGTGATTCTTTTATCTATGGCTATGTATCAGCTAGTTTCGAGATGCCGACAGGTCCCTGGAGATGCGAGACTTGTAGAGGAAAACACACGCCTACAAAATGAAATTACAGAAATAAAAGCTAAACTCACACGTAATGGAGTTCAATTATTTGAAGAGCAAGAGCGAAATACCGTTTTATCAGGACAGTTGATAGCTGTCACAGGTGATTTAGAAACCGCACAACAAGAGAAAGCAGCTTTAGAAGCTAAAGTTCGACTATTACAAGAACAAAACGAATCCACCCTCAAATTATTGCAAGAAGGACATCCAGAAGTCATTGCAGAATTCGAAAGAATACAAAAAGATCTTCTTGAAAAAACCGCACAAGTTGCTAGCGCTACAGACCGAACAATACGGTTAGAACAGAAAGTTCAAAACTTGCAAGTTGAATTAGAAGCTTCACAAGCAGAAGTTGTTATACTTACGGAAAGAAATCGTGAGCTAGAAACACAGCTCAGAGAATTGCAAGAGGGTTCTACTCAAGAAATCGCCGGTTTACAATCTAGAATTGAAGAGCTCCAAGCACAAATTACCAGCAAGAATCAAGAGATAGAGAATTTACAAGCTAGAATTGAAGAGCTTCAAGTTGCAAGAGGTACTGGTAGCGAGGAAGAACAACGTCTACAAGCTAGAATTACCGAACTTCAATCGCAATTGACAGGAGCACAGAATCAAGTTCAAGAGCTTGAACTAACTGTAACAGCTAATACTGAATTAGCAACACAAGAGTCTGCACGTTTAGCAGAGCAGATTGCAACTTTACAGAATCAAGTGACTGAAAAAGAGCAAGAGATAACTAATCTAAACACTCGCATTACAGAACTTGAAGCTCGTGGTGATACTGGAGAAGAGGTAACAACTCTACGTAATAGAATTCAAGAGTTGGAAGCTCAGATTACTGAGAAAAATCAACAGATAGAGAATCTTCAAGCTCAAATCACAGAAAGAAATCAAGAGATAGCAAATCTTCAAGCTCAAAACCGAGATCTCCAAGTTCAGCTTGAGGCTAGAGCCCAAGAATTAACAGCCGTACAAGGTCAAGTTGCAGATCTTCAAGCTCAGATTAATGAGAAAGATCAAGAGTTAACAAATCTTCAAGCTCAAAACCGAGATCTCCAAGTTCAGCTTGAAGCGAGGGCTCAAGAATTAGCAGCTGCACAAGGTCAGGTACAAAATTTACAGACTCAGGTAACAGATCTTCAAACTCAATTGAATGAGATCAACGAAGTTAATTTAGAATTAGATGAAGAGGATCCATTTGAAGATGCCGGAGAACAGCCTGTAAACGCCCCAGAGAATAACGTTGTAAATGAAGATGTTCATGTTAATGACGGAGTGAATGAAAATCAGAATGAGCCTGTGAATGATCCTAACGATGACAATGCAGACGACCCAGAACTTGATTAA
- a CDS encoding IncA family protein, whose translation MRCIPACLTPTSEGINQCLIETNSSKVCLVINLFSIFLSLLVFVAGITALVFFSVELGVIHSFILVMCVLAAVFFLVMSSYHLANRKHTIGLSDLHDQRLEQDRGQALAKVRGLDLENTRVVDEIQGELRSKQQQIEEMEVERQRMFTRHQEDAIRIRGFEEQGRLSEISNENERRAFESRIRDLEQAVSDAESQSKNRTSNLESALGELQEERIQLQSRITELETAIGISADQLYSTSTESQRQLAMKDEEIQKLQDLKLRVYEELQLVKTSLDVEEKNNGRIAKKFEKLRVQLEGERDELRIKCLNLEAKLVQLEISVSKEPNSSENIAQYQSRIEELSEVHRNAEEKINELQGKLQFKIEEISTIEKEIQQERQRHEEESSQLRQRLFEATSRIHGLERDLADAASERDSRIQAFRDKRSEYEKEIVALEKRCSNFENTICDLQREHILSSDEDGDRIGTYRALRAELKDEVAKLQKENKEKDEKVSQLQKQVILLSDDKTRVQRVAREQIALQVGRKKAVASELEDSKVEIRRLEEEVQRLEGGNGGTIADLQEEIQDLNQRILKGNTTIAKLENRNKQLEKTVQVYTNEKTMNLRSDPQRSSSLAYLEQERKKIRTLMSRDAKERVSMARRRIERLENLSKGSSLERDVCVLSEYSERRICYQRIFELESALFDLSRSTNSSATGRNRIESMRALRLQQYCDGDAELEARVREFNFPPNAPINSTALYELEQEIFDSREAKLFSLRESLEKSTERIFVLEGKIKELTELLRVYEETMSPDSIEKRSLTEQQEAQQVIQGLHHQLEDSRVQLEDYKTRLVETQNELLKMSAKMQSKDLALQIAEDKLKQFEDK comes from the coding sequence ATGAGATGTATCCCTGCGTGTTTAACGCCAACTTCAGAAGGAATAAATCAATGTTTGATTGAGACCAATTCATCCAAGGTTTGCTTGGTGATTAATTTATTTTCTATATTTTTATCCTTATTGGTTTTTGTTGCTGGTATAACTGCATTAGTTTTTTTTAGTGTTGAACTAGGAGTAATTCACAGTTTCATTTTAGTCATGTGTGTTTTAGCTGCAGTATTTTTCCTTGTAATGAGCTCTTATCACCTAGCGAATAGGAAACATACTATTGGTTTATCTGATCTACACGATCAAAGGCTAGAGCAAGATAGAGGACAAGCTCTAGCGAAAGTCCGAGGATTAGATTTAGAAAATACTCGGGTAGTTGATGAAATTCAAGGAGAGCTACGTTCAAAGCAGCAACAGATCGAGGAAATGGAAGTAGAACGTCAGAGAATGTTCACAAGACATCAAGAGGATGCGATAAGAATTCGTGGGTTTGAAGAACAAGGGCGTCTTTCAGAGATATCAAACGAAAATGAGCGTCGTGCTTTTGAATCGAGAATTCGGGATTTAGAACAGGCCGTTTCTGACGCTGAATCTCAATCTAAAAATCGTACATCTAATTTAGAGAGTGCTTTGGGGGAGTTACAAGAAGAACGTATACAACTACAAAGTCGCATAACCGAATTGGAAACAGCGATAGGAATTAGCGCTGATCAATTATACTCAACATCTACCGAATCACAAAGACAGTTGGCAATGAAAGATGAGGAGATACAGAAACTACAAGATCTGAAATTACGAGTCTATGAAGAGCTTCAATTAGTGAAAACATCCTTGGATGTAGAAGAGAAAAATAACGGTAGAATTGCTAAAAAATTTGAAAAACTTCGAGTGCAATTGGAAGGTGAAAGAGATGAGCTGCGTATCAAATGTTTGAATTTAGAGGCTAAACTTGTGCAATTAGAAATATCTGTGTCTAAAGAACCCAATTCTTCTGAAAATATTGCTCAGTATCAGTCTAGGATAGAAGAACTCAGTGAAGTACATAGAAATGCTGAGGAGAAGATCAATGAATTACAAGGTAAACTGCAATTTAAAATAGAAGAAATCTCTACTATCGAAAAAGAAATTCAGCAAGAGAGACAACGTCATGAAGAAGAAAGCTCACAGTTGAGACAGCGTTTGTTTGAGGCAACTTCGAGAATTCATGGATTAGAACGGGATCTTGCGGATGCTGCTAGTGAGAGAGATTCGCGTATTCAAGCTTTCAGAGATAAACGTAGCGAATATGAGAAAGAAATAGTTGCACTTGAGAAGAGATGTTCTAATTTTGAAAATACCATCTGCGATTTGCAAAGAGAGCATATATTATCTTCAGATGAGGATGGAGATCGAATTGGGACCTATCGAGCTTTGCGAGCAGAGTTGAAAGATGAAGTTGCCAAACTACAAAAAGAAAATAAAGAAAAAGACGAGAAGGTTTCACAGCTACAGAAACAAGTAATTCTTTTATCAGATGACAAAACTCGGGTTCAGAGAGTTGCTAGGGAGCAAATAGCCTTGCAGGTAGGTAGAAAAAAAGCAGTGGCTTCAGAATTAGAAGATAGTAAAGTAGAGATTCGAAGATTAGAAGAGGAAGTTCAAAGATTAGAAGGGGGAAATGGCGGAACGATTGCTGATTTGCAAGAAGAGATTCAGGATTTGAATCAGAGAATACTTAAGGGTAATACCACTATTGCAAAATTGGAAAATAGAAATAAACAATTAGAAAAAACGGTTCAAGTCTATACGAATGAAAAAACAATGAATCTTAGATCAGATCCTCAGAGATCGAGTAGCCTAGCCTACCTAGAGCAGGAAAGAAAAAAAATAAGAACGCTAATGAGTAGAGACGCCAAAGAACGGGTAAGCATGGCACGTCGAAGAATCGAGAGATTGGAAAACTTAAGTAAGGGTTCCTCATTAGAACGGGACGTTTGTGTGCTTAGTGAATATTCTGAGAGAAGAATCTGTTATCAAAGGATTTTTGAATTGGAAAGTGCCTTATTTGATCTTTCTCGTTCTACTAACAGTTCCGCAACAGGAAGAAATAGAATAGAAAGCATGAGAGCTTTAAGATTACAGCAATATTGTGATGGTGACGCAGAACTGGAAGCAAGGGTACGAGAATTTAATTTTCCTCCAAATGCCCCGATTAATTCAACAGCCCTTTATGAATTAGAACAAGAGATCTTTGATTCTAGAGAGGCTAAGCTGTTTTCATTGCGTGAGTCTTTGGAAAAATCTACCGAACGTATATTTGTGTTAGAAGGCAAGATCAAAGAACTTACAGAACTTTTGAGGGTTTATGAAGAGACTATGAGTCCTGATTCTATCGAAAAACGATCTCTAACAGAGCAACAAGAAGCGCAACAAGTTATTCAAGGTCTCCATCATCAGTTAGAAGATTCGCGTGTTCAATTAGAGGACTACAAAACAAGGTTAGTTGAAACTCAGAATGAACTTTTGAAGATGTCCGCGAAGATGCAATCTAAAGATTTGGCTCTCCAAATTGCTGAAGATAAGTTGAAACAATTTGAAGATAAATAA
- a CDS encoding IncA family protein gives MKCMQTNLSSRPERQVVSTNVDRTYSHTAINALAIVSGILVITSSIAGCVFLGADLGLLSAILLSFAIISGLILIAVGTYFCCQGAAFGQVISRRVLIEQARVAELTTQLTAAQKELITLRSLQLENQEGSEQLQGDSISQEQQTLLQERSERIVNLESVIQRLRKEHADLLEEKDKECYAEMIRQTSLRTQIQNSHQQEMESKEKSVRERLQFLEDEMTKQMALHADELTTIRKTLLQNQEKFNQELQEKEQQISDLQDSLSQQRDVDLDQIHELEALVREKEESIASLQSSLEHYRDLELDSNIDSLPSALVRIRQQEERITLLETINLQLTPRTRNRSSSI, from the coding sequence ATGAAATGTATGCAGACGAACTTGTCTTCTAGACCAGAGAGGCAGGTTGTATCTACAAATGTAGACCGAACATATTCTCATACCGCTATCAATGCTCTTGCGATAGTATCGGGAATTTTAGTTATCACTTCCAGCATTGCAGGATGCGTATTTTTAGGTGCTGATTTAGGCTTGTTAAGCGCTATTCTTTTAAGCTTTGCAATTATTTCTGGGCTGATACTTATTGCGGTTGGAACATATTTTTGTTGTCAAGGTGCTGCTTTTGGGCAGGTTATCTCTAGGAGAGTTTTAATAGAACAGGCCAGGGTTGCTGAATTAACAACGCAGCTAACCGCTGCGCAGAAGGAGTTGATTACTTTACGTTCTCTACAGTTAGAAAATCAAGAAGGATCAGAACAACTCCAAGGGGATTCTATATCTCAAGAGCAACAGACGCTTTTGCAGGAAAGGAGTGAACGTATAGTAAACTTAGAAAGTGTAATTCAGAGATTAAGAAAAGAGCATGCTGATCTTTTAGAAGAGAAAGACAAAGAATGTTACGCGGAAATGATAAGACAAACATCTCTACGTACTCAGATTCAAAATAGCCATCAACAAGAGATGGAGTCTAAGGAAAAATCTGTTCGAGAGCGCCTGCAATTTTTAGAAGATGAGATGACTAAACAAATGGCGTTGCATGCCGATGAATTAACAACAATTCGAAAAACTCTATTGCAAAACCAAGAGAAATTCAATCAGGAGCTACAGGAGAAAGAACAACAGATTTCTGATTTGCAGGATTCTCTAAGTCAGCAGCGTGATGTGGATCTTGATCAGATTCATGAGCTAGAAGCTTTAGTAAGGGAAAAAGAAGAAAGTATAGCATCCTTACAATCTAGTTTAGAACACTATAGAGATTTAGAATTAGATAGTAATATAGACTCTCTCCCAAGTGCTTTAGTTCGTATCCGACAGCAAGAAGAACGCATTACTTTGTTAGAAACTATAAATTTACAACTGACCCCAAGAACACGTAACCGATCATCGAGTATATAG
- a CDS encoding coiled-coil domain-containing protein, with product MKCASPCFYLKSENSDDRCCNFLDSRVRLVATILSIIASLLIVTGAIAAVVLFGLQLGLLYSTIIIGLSVAIGVLLFSASLRCFTCCALVSRSQHISENIARPYVHDSGFPQRSSTSCENAEKIEQHLRDVVSECAQARVAYQDLINQRDESITSLRIAREAYESADADYQRLSGQFVNMEGNRSINQECQECFITLRERCLDYIQSVHAYEAILEQISSMHNLLDFQKIASAYEQVNILLREREENSQERICALENQLSLRNRDLEQLSQMENELQISIRELQRTHEANQGTIRALQIRLEEVGKSRGILDNTPFLEVGDESRQHIEQTLSRHESSRDQGLQEENRRLKLTLGLYHKMFENIETRLGPQYYESRIASSDSEGLLREFLGNSEQYTRGEVDTMVSQYFENERGNQQKEVSSLREQVAQQDREIHNLRMQIVEGSERNAGIRRDLNTTSLDIIDMTLEENTIQDIIIIDGDEFMDASENPINPK from the coding sequence ATGAAGTGTGCTTCTCCCTGTTTCTATTTGAAATCGGAGAACTCTGATGATCGTTGTTGTAATTTTCTTGATTCTCGAGTTCGTTTAGTCGCGACTATTTTATCAATAATAGCGAGTTTATTGATTGTCACCGGAGCTATAGCTGCGGTAGTTCTTTTTGGATTACAGTTAGGTTTGTTGTACTCTACCATAATCATTGGTTTATCTGTAGCCATTGGAGTTTTGCTTTTCAGTGCGAGTTTGAGATGTTTTACTTGTTGCGCTTTAGTATCTCGATCCCAACATATCTCAGAAAATATTGCGCGACCTTATGTCCACGATTCAGGATTCCCTCAGCGTTCTTCAACATCCTGTGAAAATGCAGAAAAAATAGAACAACATCTGAGAGATGTGGTTTCAGAATGTGCTCAAGCGCGTGTTGCCTATCAAGATCTTATAAATCAAAGAGACGAGTCAATTACTAGCTTGCGTATTGCTAGAGAAGCATATGAGAGTGCTGATGCAGATTATCAGAGATTGTCAGGTCAGTTTGTAAATATGGAGGGTAATCGAAGTATAAACCAGGAATGTCAAGAGTGTTTTATTACATTAAGAGAAAGATGCCTGGATTACATTCAATCTGTACATGCCTATGAAGCGATCCTTGAGCAGATTAGTTCTATGCATAATCTTTTAGATTTTCAGAAGATAGCCTCTGCTTATGAGCAGGTAAATATTTTACTAAGAGAAAGAGAGGAAAACTCTCAAGAGCGTATTTGTGCTTTGGAAAACCAACTAAGTTTGCGTAATAGAGACCTTGAACAGCTATCTCAGATGGAAAATGAATTGCAGATTTCAATACGAGAACTACAGCGTACACATGAAGCAAATCAGGGAACCATACGGGCTTTGCAAATACGTTTAGAAGAAGTAGGTAAAAGTAGAGGAATCCTTGATAATACTCCATTTTTAGAAGTGGGAGATGAATCAAGACAGCATATTGAACAAACGTTATCGAGGCATGAATCAAGTCGAGATCAAGGTCTTCAAGAGGAAAATCGTAGACTTAAGCTTACATTAGGCCTCTATCATAAGATGTTTGAAAATATAGAGACTCGTTTAGGTCCTCAATATTATGAGAGTCGTATAGCTAGTTCGGATAGTGAGGGGCTTTTAAGAGAGTTTCTAGGTAATTCTGAGCAGTATACCAGAGGAGAAGTTGATACCATGGTATCTCAATATTTTGAGAATGAAAGAGGAAATCAGCAAAAAGAAGTTTCTAGTTTAAGAGAGCAGGTTGCTCAACAAGATCGCGAGATTCATAATCTGAGAATGCAAATTGTAGAAGGCTCGGAAAGAAATGCAGGAATACGTAGAGATCTCAATACAACAAGCCTAGATATTATTGATATGACCCTAGAGGAAAATACAATTCAGGACATAATAATAATTGATGGCGATGAATTTATGGATGCGAGTGAAAATCCTATAAATCCTAAGTGA